Below is a window of bacterium DNA.
GAAATCGGCCGAAGAGTACATTGGCGAGAAGGTCACCGAAGCCGTCATTACCGTGCCGGCGTATTTCAATGACTCTCAGCGCCAGGCAACGAAGGATGCCGGTGAGATCGCGGGTCTGACCGTCCGCCGTATCATCAACGAGCCGACGGCAGCCGCGCTGGCATACGGACTCGATAAAAAGGACGCCCAGCAGAAAATCGCAGTCTACGATCTCGGTGGTGGTACGTTCGATATCTCCATCCTCGAGCTCGGCGACGGCGTCTTTGAAGTGAAGTCCACCAACGGTGATACACATCTCGGTGGTGACGATTTCGATCAGCGTTTGATCGATTTCCTTGCGGACGAATTCAAGACCGCAGAAGGGATCGACCTGCGTAAGGATGCCATGGCGCTGCAGCGCCTGCGTGAAGCGTCCGAAAAGGCAAAGATGGAACTCTCCACACTCATGCAGACCGAAATCAACCTGCCGTTCATCACTGCAACGGCCGAAGGTCCGAAGCATCTGAACACGACGCTGACCCGCACGAAGTTCGAGCAGCTGACCGATGACCTGGTCAAGCGCACTGTTGAACCCTGCAAGGAAGCGCTGAAGGATGCCGGACTCACGCCCGGCGATATCGATGAAGTCATCCTCGTCGGTGGTTCCACGCGCATCCCGCGTGTGCAGGATGTCGTCAAGGAGCTGTTCGCACGCGAACCGCACAAGGGCGTGAATCCTGATGAAGTCGTCGCCGTCGGTGCAGCCATCCAGGGTGGCGTGCTTGCGGGCGACGTCAGTGACGTCCTCCTTCTCGATGTGACCCCGCTCTCCCTCGGCATCGAAACGCTCGGTGGCGTGATGACCACGCTCATCTCCTCGAACACCACGATTCCGACCAAAAAGAGCGAAGTGTTTTCCACGGCGGCCGACAGTCAGACCTCCGTTGAAATCCATGTGCTTCAGGGCGAGCGCCCCATGGCCAACGACAACCGTACGCTGGGACGCTTCCATCTCGATGGCATTCCCCCCGCACCGCGCGGCGTGCCCCAGGTCGAAGTCACTTTTGACATCGATGCCAACGGTATCCTGAACGTGCATGCGAAAGACAAAGCCACGAACAAGGAGCAGAGCATTCGCATTACGTCCTCAAGTGGACTCTCATCAGACGAAGTCGACAAGATGAAGCGCGAAGCACAGGAACACGCCGCGGAAGACAAAAAGCGCAAGGAGGATATCGACCTCCGCAACCAGGCCGACTCCCTCGTGTTCCAGACGAAGAAGCAGCTCGAGGAATTCAAGGATCAGCTTGACGACGCAACCAGGTCGCAGCTCGAAGAAGAAAGCAAAAAACTCGAGGAAGCAATCAAATCCAACGTCGCCGCCGATATCAAGGCAGCAATGGAACAACTGAACAAAACATGGAACGAAGCGTCCACGAAAATGTATCAGAATGCCCAGCAGCAGTCCGGCGCGGGAGCGCAGGACGGCGGACAGGCGGGCGGTGCCGATGCCGGAGCCGACAGTGGTGAGGCAGGTGCACAGGATGCGGATTACGAAGTCGTCGACGACGACAAGAAAGAATAACCTCTCACTCCAAGACAGCAGTCGCGCGGGTCGTTCTTCGGGACTTCCCGCGCGATTGTTTTTTGCGACTCCACGCGCTAATTTTCATCCAGGTATCTGAAAACACATACGGTTGAGACAATGATCAGCAAAGACCTTCTTGAAATACTTGCCTGTCCCATTGGAAAATCTCCCCTCCGCGAGGAAGACGGCAAACTCGTTTGCACGAGTTGCGGCGCCCGCTACCGCATAGAGGACGATATTCCCATCATGTTAATCGAAGAAGCAGAACTTCCCGACGGGGTAAGCAGCGCAGAGGAACTCCACTGCGGCGCTGATCGCAGCTGATCAGCCCTTGCCTCGCGGACTGGTATCCTGTCTGGACCGCGCTCCGGTCACATCCCCTCCCTTTGAAATTCCCGGCACCCCACATCGCGTGGGGTGTCGTCGTTTCTACCTCTTTGGCACCCTCTCTTCAGAGTACAAGATTTATTTCCCCTGATCTTGACATTTAGGGAATTATTGTACACTTTCCCGGAGTCTTTCATACACAAGTACTCAAGCCCGGACGAAACGTTCTTTGCTGCACGGCGGATGAGACCGTTCCTGCGCGTTTGTACGTACCCGTCCCGAGCAGCTTTGCGACCGTCTCGATAAAAACTCGACGTCCTCT
It encodes the following:
- the dnaK gene encoding molecular chaperone DnaK, which translates into the protein MGKIIGIDLGTTNSVVAVMEGSTPTVIPNSDGGRTTPSMIGFKKDGERVVGNAAKRQAVTNPHNTVYSIKRFMGRRFDEVSHEIEEVPYNVISGDNESARVKIDDRVYSPPELSAVILQALKKSAEEYIGEKVTEAVITVPAYFNDSQRQATKDAGEIAGLTVRRIINEPTAAALAYGLDKKDAQQKIAVYDLGGGTFDISILELGDGVFEVKSTNGDTHLGGDDFDQRLIDFLADEFKTAEGIDLRKDAMALQRLREASEKAKMELSTLMQTEINLPFITATAEGPKHLNTTLTRTKFEQLTDDLVKRTVEPCKEALKDAGLTPGDIDEVILVGGSTRIPRVQDVVKELFAREPHKGVNPDEVVAVGAAIQGGVLAGDVSDVLLLDVTPLSLGIETLGGVMTTLISSNTTIPTKKSEVFSTAADSQTSVEIHVLQGERPMANDNRTLGRFHLDGIPPAPRGVPQVEVTFDIDANGILNVHAKDKATNKEQSIRITSSSGLSSDEVDKMKREAQEHAAEDKKRKEDIDLRNQADSLVFQTKKQLEEFKDQLDDATRSQLEEESKKLEEAIKSNVAADIKAAMEQLNKTWNEASTKMYQNAQQQSGAGAQDGGQAGGADAGADSGEAGAQDADYEVVDDDKKE
- a CDS encoding Trm112 family protein; translation: MISKDLLEILACPIGKSPLREEDGKLVCTSCGARYRIEDDIPIMLIEEAELPDGVSSAEELHCGADRS